The Terriglobales bacterium genomic interval CTGCATGAAGCCGGATTATCGTTCGAGCAGATATTCAGAGCTGCAACCATCAATAACGCTCGTGAGTTCAAACTCGACTCGCAAGTGGGAACGATTGAGCCCGGCAAAGTCGCCAACCTCGTTCTGCTGAGAAAATCACCGTTGGAGAGCGTGGAGGCCTACGACAGCATCACCATGGTGTGGGTTCACGGAAAGCCGATCTCCCGAGACAGCCTGGCGGCTAGCTCAAACAAGTAGTCCATTGTTCTCGTTGCGATTGCGAATCGATTCGTCGCTAGC includes:
- a CDS encoding amidohydrolase family protein, which gives rise to MLAWFNSPEGKWFGKEIDEDNTPDPEMRRVFDRGPIRRVRQVVGYLATRNANFLFGTDTPSAPTYGNLPGLNGYLEMQQLHEAGLSFEQIFRAATINNAREFKLDSQVGTIEPGKVANLVLLRKSPLESVEAYDSITMVWVHGKPISRDSLAASSNK